Proteins co-encoded in one Actinomycetota bacterium genomic window:
- a CDS encoding transposase, translating into MGQTGLAEDQKGAARRKASIVFWDESGASLIPMVRRTWAPKGRTPVLRHPFNWKRASMAAALCIRPGGGGAQVAFHVQPGSYDTDTLIVALGELRRFLAGERATLVWDGLPAHRSRKMHAWLGQQRPWLVVERLPAYAPDLNPVEGLWSNLKGVELANLVTEHLGDIMRAAHAGIDRIRRTPHLAYSFLRHAGLSV; encoded by the coding sequence GTGGGTCAAACAGGACTGGCCGAGGATCAAAAAGGGGCGGCCCGGCGCAAGGCGAGCATCGTCTTCTGGGACGAGTCCGGGGCGTCGCTGATTCCCATGGTCCGGCGGACCTGGGCGCCGAAGGGCCGGACCCCGGTGCTGCGCCACCCGTTCAACTGGAAGCGAGCCTCGATGGCGGCCGCGCTGTGCATCCGCCCTGGTGGTGGCGGTGCCCAAGTCGCCTTCCACGTCCAGCCCGGCAGCTACGACACCGACACCCTCATCGTGGCGCTCGGCGAGCTGCGCCGCTTCCTGGCCGGGGAGAGGGCGACCCTGGTCTGGGACGGACTGCCCGCCCATCGCAGCCGCAAGATGCACGCCTGGCTGGGCCAGCAGCGGCCCTGGTTGGTCGTCGAGCGGCTCCCCGCGTACGCGCCCGACCTCAACCCGGTCGAGGGGCTGTGGTCCAACCTCAAGGGCGTGGAGCTGGCCAATCTCGTCACCGAGCATCTTGGCGACATCATGCGCGCCGCCCACGCCGGCATCGACCGTATCCGCCGCACCCCGCACCTGGCCTACTCGTTCCTACGCCACGCCGGTCTGTCGGTCT